A segment of the Corylus avellana chromosome ca2, CavTom2PMs-1.0 genome:
AATAAGGAAATTGAGTTTGGAGAATATGAACAGCACTATCATGAACTTTTATGAGATATGTAGTTAGTTATCTGCACAAATAActgaaatagaataaaataaaataaaaagtgaagtGGCACTTACGTGATTGGCAAGGGTCATTCCACTTATGGCTGCTGACTCTAAACTTGAACCAAGTAACCAATCACCACATATACCAGCCCTTCCATGAGGATCAAAGATGCAGGGGGTACCAGGTGTATTAGTTGGAAGAGCTGCACCCCTGTAGAATCCCGCAATATGGGAGATAAATCCCAATCAGTGTATTTGTATCACAGTATGCAAGCaactaaaaaaaatggtgaaaaaaaaCAGACTCAACGTTCACATTTCTACAAGCATGAAGAAAAGAAACTATTGGAAAACTTTGATGTATTCTAAATGGGGTTGATTATGGATTTATGAGGAATTGCTTCAGTTTACATAATAGTTGGCTGCAAAAGTGTAGCATAACATTAATGTCATAAAGGGAACTTCTCATCTAACAGCATTGATACCATCCTCTCCCATACTCTCATTCAAAGATTTGGAGCCCGATGTGCATTTCTTTCCCCCACCCAAGttccttgtttttttgtctCAAAATCACTGTTAAATTAGTCATTtctgcctttttcttttttgtcatcaAGAAATGAAATCTATTAgcgaaaggaaagaaaaatggaagatgaGGTGAAAGGTGCCGTACTGGAAAAACAGAACAAACAAGCACAAGGAGCAAAAGACGGAATTTTTGTGACCCATCAAGTGTGAAGGCACTCCTATGAGCAAATAGGTCAGCTTCCAAACCAATGGAAAATATAACCAGTCACTAGTGATATTGCTAGGTGGTTTCTTACCATAACTGGACACGGGTATAAAATGGTTTCGTAAGTGATCCTTTTGGTAATCCTAGCGCAGCTTCAACACCCCCAAGCATGCCTGCCTTCACCCTCTCCGCTGTGGCAGTTGGGATGTTCTCCTGATGACAAAAATTATCACAATCAAGACTGATGAACTCAAAAATCTGAGCCATGTATAAATAAAAGTCACAAGAAAAGGAAGGTTGCCACAGCAAAGTGGCGTAAAGCATTAAAATCATAAAGGCAAATCAGAACCaccttccctctctctccctcctcttCCTCTAAAATTCCCTAGTTTCTATTCTTTTATTGCTTGGTGCACCACCTTCTAATTACTCAAACAAACATTTATAGAATTCTCCATAAGACTTTCCTTGAGACACTCTTTCATTATCTTACATAATCTACTAGGAGCCGTTAACACTCCCACCAACCCCCaccccaaggaaaaaaaaaggaaagaaaaacaaacatacaACTAGGTAAGTCATAGGGCAGAGGACGCTTCAGAAGTGAGTTAGCCCAAGGTACACATCAGAATGCAAATGAAAGGTAATGCATACCCAGGTAGTTAATGACGCAGTGGGTAAAAGCTAGTCCTAATAACCAAAGTCTACATCTATACACATAATTCACGATTTCCTTGTTTAACCAGGTTGATGTTGGCCATATGAACTCTTTTCTACCTGTCCCCTCTACCTACTGTCATGTTTGGTAATTCCTTGGCCAAAAACCAGAAATGTTCCAGACTTTTATCCCTATGGGTTCTGTTAATGATCCAAAGCATCAAGAGGGAGTATCTGGCTGCACGTATTCAATTAGTACTGACCTGTGGAACCTTGTTCTGCTTTCCATAAGCTGCAGTGCTAAAAAAGGTCCAACCGTGTCATCAATAGCTAAATATCCAAATCAAAATAGTATTTAGTCTAAATGTTAGTTCATCATCAACCAACCATTGAATactgtatttgtatttgttttgttgtttatggGTTTCAGTTCTGTTTATTGTGGTTTTATCTTGTTGTAGAGACTTTTGTATCTAGAGTTTGTTGCTCCTTGACGacatatttcattttgtttcggGCATGCCTCCCTATCCTCAACTTCTTCCCGATGGTTGTTGTAGTTGTTACCTAGCATAGGTTCGAGTAGGATTAAAATATCTTTCGAGGGTCATGCCCCTGCATGCACCCCCTCTATTGGGGCTCGGGTAAGATTGAAGGATATGGCAACAGTCATACTCCTGCCCATGTCCTTTCTTTTGTGCCTATACCGCTTTATGCGAcaatttatttttggcttttgtcCAAGATATAGAGGATCGAGTAGTTTATAGTTCCTTTGAAATCATTTATGAATCCATTTCCTGTTTTCTACTTTTAGTTccgacacttttttttttttttttttcctcgggGGGAGGCTTTATTTAAATGCGTCATTTATGTAAAGTTTATATTCTCAcattcattttcaaaaatagtTGTAAAAGTCACTTATTTTAGAGACCAATATCAATTTATTAATCTAAAATCAAGGCGTTGCATTTTAATTAGTACTTAGACTAAAAAGGCCCACCTAGTTCTCACACTACCAACCTCTTAACTTCCTCCCACTTTAACTAATTTTAGTACTACTATATTAATTTGAGCATACCCTAATGCAACCTGCAAATATTTGAGCAAGaaccttttttaaaaagctGTAAATTTGGAACTTTTCAGTCAGCTTACATGGAAAAAGCTTTTGGGTATCGAATCGGATCAATTTCCACCTCTACTAGGTTTAGCCGTTTAGGGCGTTTGTTGTATATGAGTGCCTTTGGCCAAATTGTTTAGTAATTAGTATGTCCAGCTATTGATCATTGACATTTGtaatataagaaattatattttacaagAATTTCCAAATTCCTTGGGGCTGCCAAGGACCCTTAAACATATAAGGCACATGTGCGCGCTCACACACGTTAGCTAACGAGTCAAGCTGAACTTATACAAGTTGTGTTCACGTTATTAATCAAGTTGAGCCCGGTTTATAAAAGCATATCTCgtttaataatcaaaattaattttgtgtCCACAATTGgctcaattattaaatacacCGAGTTTGAATACGAACGAGTCAAGCCAAACTTATACAAGTTGTGTTCACATTATTAACCGAGTCAGGCCAAGTTTATACAAGCAtatctcatttaataatcaagcACAATTTTGTGTCCATAATCAgctcaattattaaatatacTAAGTTCAAATCGAGTCTTTCTGAGTCAAATCTAAGCCTATTTGCCATCGACTCCATCCGTTTTTAACACCACCAATTGTAATCACATTTCCGGCACTCAACTGAGAACCCATTCATCGAGTTGAAAGACCCCAATATTGATTAAACAGAAACTGTAGTTTGAAAGTACAATATCTGAAAAAGTGCCAACATTATTATCACATCTGCTGAAGCCTTCCTCCAAAGGACTCATAATAAAGCCAATTCATGCATtatataagaatttaaataGCTTTCAGtctttaaattttgaagttttaatttatatctttaTTTGGCCCTGTGCTGATCTGAGCTCCACATACTCGGCCTGGAATTTGGGAGAAATGGGAGACTAATATGGTAATATCTCTTCCACCTGAATCCAGTtgcctaaaagtttttttttttttttttttttttaaaataatgttatatatatcaaaaagcgtaaAGCGCCCTTAAGTACACAGAAAAACTAACGTTAGCCCACAATATGACCGGATTAGAGGCCCCTATGCCCCAAAAAACCATAGGCCCGCAAAACAGACAtctaaaaccccaaaaaagCCATAAACTCGCAAGGCCGCAGGCCCGCAATCCTAAACTCTCATTGCTACTTTGCCTTTGCGACTTTTCCCCGACTAGCTAGAGCCCTTACCTCGTgcctcaaaattaatggagcataAAAGTAATTTTCATAGTCCTGAGAAACCAATACACCTGTGGTGATGAGTTGCCGTGTAACAAATGTTCCAATTCCTCTTGTGGGCAGATGAACCACTCAAATTATGCATCCACAATTTGTTAGAAGGGCATAAACATCAATATCTCCCTTCACAAACTATTCTGACAACTGATAACACTGAGCCTTGAACAAATTCTGCCAGAAGTTCCACGTGTCAGTTAAATGTCTTACCATGTTTTCAAAAATCTAAGAATAttaattttctcatttcttttttcaaataattttatgCTCAAGAATGTAACAAGcataaacattaataaatatatacgtGAGGCCCAAAACCAATAGTCAGCTTACATCAACTCAAATAAGGACCTAAAGTCGATAAATACAATTAGCTACAATAGGTCTATGACCCTATCTTTCATGACACGTCACATGACACtgataattacaattaatttcactaaataattgtaactgtactctaatttatatttttaatttaaatgaattaatcCTCATGACATACATATACATTTCATATTACCATTCTAGGGAATCATTCTGTAGCTAAACCAAAATCCATATACTATCATTTTGTTCACtacttattttctttgaataactAATTTAACTACATGATTATTCTTATGTATCCTGTGAGACTCAATCTCATCTTGTACatatataaatttcaataaatCCCACTGAAACACTTCAGAATAATCATtcctaataaaatttaaacaaatgagAATATTCCTTATCGCTTTGTTTCTGACAAAGGACTTGGATTCCTTATTAAAGAAAGTGTTTACATAATATTACATGCAATCACACAAAGATTTTAACCTAAGATCAAACTGatagatacatcaaagtgaCCTATACCTTAGTAATTtagttataaatttttaaattttttatatttttaatcagGTATATAGacacatgttaattttatttaaaggtAGTGACGTGAATTTTCATTCTAAATAAAATATCTCTTGCTGCTAGATGCTAGTATTTCTCTTATTATAACTATTCTATCTTAATGTGTGGAAcaggtttaaaaataaaaaaggttgtGCGAGAGGATGCAGAGGAGCTGCAGGCTGGAGGATTTCTCAGCTGAATCTCTACGGCAAGTCGTCCAGGTCAACATTTAAATTCAAGAACGGCAAGTCGTTGGTCCACCGCCTTTAGCTAAGTCGGTGGACCTAAGTCGGTGGCACTGGCTTCTATATAAGGGCAATGGCTTCAAGAGGGAGTGAAACAGAGAGTGAAGAGGGAGTGAAACAGAGAGCTGCGAGTgtgaatgatgatgatgatgcccGTGGGATTTCGTTTTGAGCCCACTGATGAAGAGCTGGTAGGCTTCTATTTGTTGAACAAGGTAAGGGGAGAAGATATAGGTTGGGATGGCATCGGCGAGTTTGATATTTATGGTGAAAAGGATCCCTGGCAATTCTGTGGTGATCAGGAGAAGCTTTACGTTTTTACAAGGCTAAAACAACTAAGCAAAAATCGAGTGGCACGAACAGCGGGTTGCGGTGTTTGGCATGAGAATTCTGCCGACAAAATCTACGATGGTCAGGGTGATGTTATTGGGGTCAGGAAACTCTTCTGTTTCAAGGTGAAGAAACAGAAATCCAACTGGTTAATGCACGAGTTCTCATTAGTTGGGGAGGGAGAACGAGAACGGGCGACTGACTGGGTcctgtgcaccatccaaaagaAAGAATCACGATCAAGAGTTGGCGTTAAAAGATGCTTTCAAGATCAGTCTTCTCCCACCGTCATCTCTGTTCAAACTCCATCTCCATTGCAAAATTCCATTAAtacagaggaagaagaagtgcTGCTACTTGAGGACGGATCCCAGCAGAGAAAGAAGATGCGCTGCTGCGATGTCGAATGTCAAGCCACTGGGACCCCATCATTAGAATGTCCATCTGAATTTGGAACGCCTGAGTCTGAATTGGAAACCCGTCTACCAGCTAGTGATAACTCTGACTCTGAGTTTAGTGTTTCATATGAATATTTGGAAACCTTGATGGGCTGTCAACTAGCCAGTAATGATGACTCTGCGTCTGAGTTTTATGCTTCATACGGTTATCTGCCGCCACCGCCTTCCCCTGTGGGTGGACATCTGCCGCTTGATGCATGGGTGGATTCTTGGGATCCTGAGTTTGATACTTTACTTCCCTAGCACCATGTCAATGATCAAAACAGAGAACCAAATCTCTGTTTTACTGTTGGTGTTGGTTAAGATAGGAAaagattgtaaattttttttttggtatcccAGTAATTTTGTTTGAGCACATTGGTGTACTTGTTCCTTAATTTTGTTATGGGATATCCAATTTGTCAACTTTGCTCGAAATATCTCTTCTCTTGATTTTTGTTATAAAGAATGTCTTCTAACACAAATAACATGTCGTTTacacaaataacacaaatatCTCTTCTCTTGATTTGTTACAAGTTTAAAAATCGATGGGATTTCTATGGCTGTGGTTCCAATTGGTTCAAAGTTGATTATGATCCATCAAATTGCAACTAGCGATTATTGAGAACTTTGCGGTGCCCTAATCCCAATAGATTCCGTGTTCAAATATGCCTATCAAATggaaaaatgttgatttataACATCTATATTTACCAAATAAGGTTCTGGCTGATAATAATGATAGAAAATTACTTGTTGCTGCTTGCAAATTGTAAGAATGTTGAATCTACTGTGTAAAACTGGAAAAAGTAATATCTCTTCTACTTGAACTTcagtaattttcatttttttttttttataagtaatgttgtacaTATCAAAAAGCGTAAGGTGTCCTTAAGTACACAAGAAAACCAACGTTAGTCCACAATATGACCCCGATAAGAGAGCCCTAAGCCCAAAAAAACCATAGGCCTGCAAAACAAACCCTTAAAaccccaaaaagccctaaactCGCAAGACCACAGTCCTAAACCCTCAATACGACTTTGCCCCGACTAGAGCCCCTACCTCGAgcctcaaaattaatggagcataAAAGTAATCTTCATAGACCTGAGAAACCAATACACCTGTGGTGATAAGTTGCCAAGTAACACATGTTCCCATTGCTCTTTTAGGCAGATGAACCGCTCAAATTATGCATCCACAATTTGGTAGGAGAGCATTAATATCAATATCTTCCTTCACCAACTATTCTGATAGCTGATAACTCTGAGCCTTGAACAACTTCTGCCAGAAGTTCTACGAGTCAATGAAATGTCCTACCATGTTTTCAAAAACCTAAGAATAtaaatatctcttttttttattattattattattaatatgaaatCACAATTGAGAAGAACTGCGCTTACCCAAACCAAGAGATTCTCATGCTCCAGCACAACTTCAAGAGGCAAGTTGATATGCCTGGGCCtcatttatctctttttcaGACTCCAGTCCCGGAAATTGTCCAATATCATGTCCTTCAAGCGGTTGAAACTCGTTATCTAAACCCATGGCAAACTCTTCAGGACGAGCTCCACCCGTTTGGAAATAATCTGCAATCTGCATGTAAAAAAGACCAGTCTGATGTAAACATCAATTACTTTGATGGCACATTAAACCTTGAATAAAATCAAAACCACAACCTTTACAGTCTTGATGTCCATAGAAATTTTAATTCACTTAATACTATGAAAGGAAATAAGGAAATTGAGTTTGGAGAATATGAACAGCACTATCATTAACTTTTATGAGATATGTAGTTAGTTATCTGCACAAATAActgaaatagaataaaataaaataaagagtgaaGTGGCACTTACGTGATTGGCAAGGGTCATTCCACTTAAGGCTGCTGACTCTAAACTTGAACCAAGTAACCAATCACCACATATACCAGCCCTTCCATAAGGATCAAAGATGCAGGGGGTACCAGGTGTATTAGTTGGAAGAGCTGCACCCCTGTAGAATCCCGCAATATGGGAGATAAATCCCAATCATTGTATTTGTatccaattaattttaaatttaaaaaagaaaatccttcaAGTATTCATCATACAAGAACCATAAATAggtcaaattatttaaaaagggGGGGAGGGGAAATGACCTTTGATCGAATTGCTTCCTAAGGTTAAAAAGTTATCAATTTACTTCCTAAGGTTTGAACTATTATCAAATAAATCCCTGTGTCTACCCTTCCATTAAATTTTTNNNNNNNNNNNNNNNNNNNNNNNNNNNNNNNNNNNNNNNNNNNNNNNNNNNNNNNNNNNNNNNNNNNNNNNNNNNNNNNNNNNNNNNNNNNNNNNNNNNNGTATTGGTTTCTCATGTCTATGAAGATTACTTTtatgctccattaattttgaggcTCGAGATAGGGGCTCTAGTCGGGGCAAAGTTGCATTGAGGGTTTAGGACTGCCGTCTTGCGAGTTTAGGGcttttttggggttttaggGGTTTGTTTTGCGGGCTTATGGTATTTTGGGGCTTAGGGCTCTCTTATCGGGGTCATATTGTGGACTATCGTTGGTTTTCTTGTGTACTTAAGGGCACCTTACGCTTTTTTATATgtacaatattacttataaaaaaaaaataataataaaagaaaaattacttttaagTAATTGGAGTTCAAGTGGAAGAGATATTACTTTTTCCAGTTTTACACAGTAGATTCAACATTCTTACAATTTGCAGGCAGCAACAAGTAATTTTCTATCACTATTATCGGCTAGAACCTTATTTGGTAaatgtagatgttataaatgAACATTTTTCCATTTGATAGGCATATTTTCACACAGGATCTATTGGGATTAGGGCACCTCAAAGTTCTCAATAATCGCTAGTTGCAATTTGATGGATTATAATCAACTTTGAACCAATTGGAACCACAGCCATAGAAATCCTATCGATTTTTGAGCTTATAACAAATGAGTAAACGACGTGTTATTTGTGTTACAAGACATTCTTTATAACAAAAATCAATAGAAGAGATATTTCAAGCAAAGTTGACAAACTGGATAtcccataacaaaaataatgaacaaaAGTACACCAATGTGCTCCAAcaaaattgaaccaaaaaaaaaaatttacaatcttTTCCTATCTTAACCGACACCAACAGTAAAACAGAGATTTGGTTCTCTGTTTTGGTCATTCGCATGGTGCTAGGAAAGTAAAGTATCAAATTCAGGATCACAAGAATCCACCCATGCGTCAAGCGGCAGATGTCCACCCACAGGGGAAGGCAATGGCGGCAGATAACCGTATGAAGCATAAAACTCAGATGCAGAGTCATCATTACTGGCTAGTTGACAGCCCAGCAAGGTTTCCAAATATTCATATGAAACACTCAACTCAGAGTCAGAGTTACCACTAGCTGGCAGACGGGTTTCCAATTCAGACTCAGGCGTTCCAAATTCAGATGGACATTCTAATGATGGGGTCCCAGTGGCTTGACATTCGACATCGCAGCAGCGCATCTTCTTTCTCTGCTGGGATCCGTCCTCAAGTAGCAgcacttcttcttcctctgtaTTAATGGAATTTTGCAATGGAGATGGAGTTTGAACAGAGATGNNNNNNNNNNNNNNNNNNNNNNNNNNNNNNNNNNNNNNNNNNNNNNNNNNNNNNNNNNNNNNNNNNNNNNNNNNNNNNNNNNNNNNNNNNNNNNNNNNNNTTATTAACCGAGTCAGGCCAAGTTTATACAAGCAtatctcatttaataatcaagcACAATTTTGTGTCCATAATCAgctcaattattaaatatacTAAGTTCGAGTCAAGTCTTTCTTACTTAAATCTAAGCATGTTCGCGATCGACTCTATTGGTCTTTAACTCCACTAATTGTAATCACATTTCCGGCCCTCAACTGAGAACCCATACGTTGAGTTGAAAGACCCCAATATTGATTAAAGAGAAACTGTAGTTTGAAAGTACAATATCTGAAAAAGTGCCAACATTATTATCACATCTGCTGAAGCCTTTCCTCCAAAGGACCCATAATAAAGCCAATTCATGCATtatataagaatttaaataGCTTTCAGtctttaaattttgaagttttaatttatatctttaTTTGGCCCTGTGCTGATCTGAGCTCCACATACTCGGCCTGGAATTTGGGAGAAATGGGAGACTAATATGGTAATATCTCTTCCACCTGAATCCAGTtgcctaaaagtttttttttttttttttttttttaaaataatgttatatatatcaaaaagcgtaaAGCGCCCTTAAGTACACAGAAAAACTAACGTTAGCCCACAATATGACCGGATTAGAGGCCCCTATGCCCCAAAAAACCATAGGCCCGCAAAACAGACAtctaaaaccccaaaaaagCCATAAACTCGCAAGGCCGCAGGCCCGCAATCCTAAACTCTCATTGCTACTTTGCCTTTGCGACTTTTCCCCGACTAGCTAGAGCCCTTACCTCGTgcctcaaaattaatggagcataAAAGTAATATTCATAGTCCTGAGAAACCAATACACCTGTGGTGATGAGGTGCCGTGTAACAAATGTTCCCATTCCTCTTATGGGCAGATGAACCACTCAAATTATGCATCCACAATTTGATAGGAGGGCATAAACATCAATATCTCCCTTCACAAACTATTCTGACAGCTGATAACACTGAGCCTTGAACAAATTCTGCCAGAAGTTCCACGTGTCAGTTAAATGTCTTACCATGTTTTCAAAAATCTAAGAATAttaattttctcatttcttttttcaaataattttatgCTCAAGAATGTAACAAGcataaacattaataaatatatacgtGAGGCCCAAAACCAATAGTCAGCTTACATCAACTCAAATAAGGACCTAAAGTCGATAAATACAATTAGCTACAATAGGTCTATGACCCTATCTTTCATGACACGTCACATGACACtgataattacaattaatttcactaaataattgtaactgtactctaatttatatttttaatttaaatgaattaatcCTCATGACATACATATACATTTCATATTACCATTCTAGGGAATCATTCTGTAGCTAAACCAAAATCCATATACTATCATTTTGTTCACtacttattttctttgaataactAATTTAACTACATGATTATTCTTATGTATCCTGTGAGACTCAATCTCATCTTGTACatatataaatttcaataaatCCCACTGAAACACTTCAGAATAATCATtcctaataaaatttaaacaaatgagAATATTCCTTATTGCTTTGTTTCTGACAAAAGACTTGGATTCCTTATTAAAGAAAGTGTTTACATAATATTACATGCAATCACACAAAGATTTTAACCTAAGATCAAACTGatagatacatcaaagtgaCCTATACCTTAGTAATTtagttataaatttttaaattttttatatttttaatcagGTATATAGacacatgttaattttatttaaaggtAGTGACGTGAATTTTCATTCTAAATAAAATACCTCTTGCTGCTAGATGCTAGTATTTCTCTTATTATAACTATTCTATCTTAATGTGTGGAAcaggtttaaaaataaaaaaaggttgtgCGAGAGGATGCAGAGGAGCTGCAGGCTGGAGAATTTCTCAGCTGAATCTCTACGGCAAGTCGTCCAggtcaaaatttaaattcaagaaCGGCAAGTCGTTGGTCCACCGCCTTTAGCTAAGTCGGTGGACCTAAGTCGGTGGCACTGGCTTCTATATAAGGGCAATGGCTTCAAGAGGGAGTGAAACAGAGAGCTGCGAGTgtgaatgatgatgatgatgcccGTGGGATTTCGTTTTGAGCCCACTGATGAAGAGCTGGTAGGCTTCTATTTGTTGAACAAGGTAAGGGGAGAAGATATAGGTTGGGATGGCATCGGCGAGTTTGATATTTATGGTGAAAAGGATCCCTGGCAATTCTGTGGTGATCAGGAGAAGCTTTACGTTTTTACAAGGCTAAAACAACTAAGCAAAAATCGAGTGGCACGAACAGCGGGTTGCGGTGTTTGGCATGAGAATTCTGCCGACAAAATCTACGATGGTCAGGGTGATGTTATTGGGGTCAGGAAACTCTTCTGTTTCAAGGTGAAGAAACAGAAATCCAACTGGTTAATGCACGAGTTCTCATTAGTTGGGGAGGGAGAACGAGAACGGACGACTGACTGGGTcctgtgcaccatccaaaagaAAGAATCACGATCAAGAGTTGGCGTTAAAAGATGCTTTCAATATCAGTCTTCTCCCACCGTCATCTCTATTCAAACTCCATCTCCATTGCGAAATTCCATTAAAAcaaaagaagtagaagaagaagtaCTGCTACTTGAGGACGGATCCCAGCAGAGAAAGAAGATGCGCTGCTGCGATGTCGAATGTCAAGCCACTGGGGCCCCATCATCAGAATGTCCATCTGAATTTGGAACGCTTGAGTCTGAATTGGAAACCCGTCTACCAGCTAGTGATAACTCTGACCCTGAGTTGAGTGTTTCATATGAATATTTGGAAACCTTGATGAGCTGTCAACTAGCCAGTAATGATGACTCTGCGTCTGAGTTTTATGCTTCATACGGTTATCTGCCGCCACCGCCTTCCCCAGTGGGTGGACATCTGCCGCTTGATGCATGGGTGGATTCTTGGGATCCTGAGTTTGCTACTTTACTTTCCTAGCACCATGTGAATGATCAAAACAGAGAACCAAAACTTTGTTTTACTGTTGGTGTCAGTTAAGATAGGAAaagattgtaatttttttttgttcaattttgttGGAGCACATTGGTGTACTTGttccttatttttgttatggGATATCCAATTTGTCAACTTTGCTCGAAATAACTCTTCTCTTGATTTTTGTTATAAAGAATGTCTTCTAACACAAATAACATGTCGTTTacacaaataacacaaatatCTCTTCTCTTGATTTGTTATAAGCTGCGGTTCCAATTGGTTCAAAGTTGATTATTGAGAACTTTGAGGTGCCCTAATCCCAATAGATTCCGTGTTAAAATATGCCTATCAAATGGAAAAATGTTGATCTATAACATCTACATTTACCAAATGAGGTTCTGGCTCATAATAATGATAGAAAATTACTCGTTGCTGCTTGCAAATTGTAAGAATGTTGAGTTGTTATGACTAAACAATTGGCAACTCTATTCTGGTTTGCTTATCTGTGTATGGTTTTTCTGGTTTACTTTTAGTCTAGACAATTTCTTGTACTTGGTCTTCTTCTGGTGTTCTTCATGTGAGATTTCGTGTGTTGGAAGTGAGAGgactaatttgtttttatcatcCAATTGTGCTTCTCCTTGTGAATTTTAATGCAAGCTTGATTCCAATGAGCTCTAGCAGAAATGACATTCTCCTCCCTCCATAAGAGTGGGATGGAGCTGAGGTTATAGGTTGAACACTCACTACATGTGTATGTAAATTATcaataatagttttaaaaaagaaaacatcatcAGGCAAGCTTgatgttaattatatatattctatgcCAAGTTGCTTTGACATGGTAAATTTACTGTTTCAGCTTGGAATCACAAAcaat
Coding sequences within it:
- the LOC132168983 gene encoding uncharacterized protein LOC132168983, producing MLGGVEAALGLPKGSLTKPFYTRVQLWGAALPTNTPGTPCIFDPHGRAGICGDWLLGSSLESAAISGMTLANHIADYFQSGGARPEEFAIGLNNEFQPLEGHDIGQFPGLESENEINEAQAYQLAS
- the LOC132168984 gene encoding NAC domain-containing protein 41-like, translated to MMMMPVGFRFEPTDEELVGFYLLNKVRGEDIGWDGIGEFDIYGEKDPWQFCGDQEKLYVFTRLKQLSKNRVARTAGCGVWHENSADKIYDGQGDVIGVRKLFCFKVKKQKSNWLMHEFSLVGEGERERATDWVLCTIQKKESRSRVGVKRCFQDQSSPTVISVQTPSPLQNSINTEEEEVLLLEDGSQQRKKMRCCDVECQATGTPSLECPSEFGTPESELETRLPASDNSDSEFSVSYEYLETLMGCQLASNDDSASEFYASYGYLPPPPSPVGGHLPLDAWVDSWDPEFDTLLP
- the LOC132168985 gene encoding NAC domain-containing protein 19-like yields the protein MMMMPVGFRFEPTDEELVGFYLLNKVRGEDIGWDGIGEFDIYGEKDPWQFCGDQEKLYVFTRLKQLSKNRVARTAGCGVWHENSADKIYDGQGDVIGVRKLFCFKVKKQKSNWLMHEFSLVGEGERERTTDWVLCTIQKKESRSRVGVKRCFQYQSSPTVISIQTPSPLRNSIKTKEVEEEVLLLEDGSQQRKKMRCCDVECQATGAPSSECPSEFGTLESELETRLPASDNSDPELSVSYEYLETLMSCQLASNDDSASEFYASYGYLPPPPSPVGGHLPLDAWVDSWDPEFATLLS